A section of the Vespa velutina chromosome 6, iVesVel2.1, whole genome shotgun sequence genome encodes:
- the LOC124949686 gene encoding chitinase-like protein EN03, translated as MKVFIFAALAVLIFEASLAVDTHEHNKVVCYWNVTSFERQGPGKFQLEDVRPALSLCTHLIYGFAGINPDTFEIISLNPNLDTGAGYAYYRLTTQLKKSFPDLKVYLSIGGNADPYEETHKYLTLTETSEARSKFINSVNRILNDHDFDGIDLAWQFPPVKVKKNRGTWGSLWHGIKKTFGYGKFKDDKEQEHRDGFTIMVRDLKTQLRPKGKALTITVLPHINASVYYEARLLSPNLDAIHLMTFDQKTPERNPKEADYPAPVYSSYGRVPEDNIDSSVRYWLENGTPGSKIVVGIPTFARTWKLTSESQISGVPPIVAEGPGEPGPHSGIPGILSYSEVCTKLTETNLGRLRRVNDPSKKYGSYAYDPYNADTGAEGLWVGFEDTDTAGNKASYVKAKGLGGVAIFDLSLDDFRGVCNGDKYPIIRGAKYKL; from the exons ATGAAGGTGTTCATTTTTGCGGCTTTGGCCGTGCTCATTTTCGAGGCGTCACTTGCCGTCGATACTCACGAACATAACAAGGTCGTGTGTTATTGGAATGTTACGTCGTTTGAAAGACaag GTCCTGGAAAATTCCAACTCGAGGATGTTAGACCTGCCTTATCTCTCTGTACTCATTTAATATACGGTTTTGCTGGCATTAATCCTGATacgtttgaaattatttcattgaatcCAAATCTGGATACTGGCGCTGGCTATGCGTATTACAGATTGACAACACAATTGAAGAAATCTTTTCCAGATCTTAAAGTTTATCTGTCTATCGGTGGAAATGCCGATCCATACGAGGAAACACACAAATATCTTACATTG ACCGAAACCTCAGAGGCAAGATCAAAGTTCATCAACTCTGTGAACCGTATATTGAACGATCATGATTTCGACGGTATCGATCTAGCTTGGCAATTTCCACCAgtgaaagtaaagaaaaatcgtgGTACTTGGGGTTCACTTTGGCATGGAATCAAGAAAACATTTGGTTATGGAAAATTCAAGGACGATAAGGAACAGGAACATCGCGATGGTTTTACCATAATGGTTCGTGATTTGAAAACGCAATTGAGACCAAAAGGAAAGGCTCTTACGATAACCGTCCTTCCGCATATTAATGCTAGTG TTTATTACGAGGCACGATTGTTGTCACCTAATCTCGATGCTATACATCTGATGACGTTCGATCAAAAAACACCAGAACGTAATCCTAAGGAAGCTGATTATCCTGCTCCGGTATACAGTAGTTACGGACGTGTTCCagaggataatatcgattcgtCGGTTAG gTATTGGCTTGAGAATGGTACGCCAGGTTCTAAGATAGTCGTTGGTATACCAACTTTTGCAAGAACATGGAAGCTAACTTCAGAAAGTCAAATTTCTGGTGTACCACCTATCGTAGCAGAAGGTCCAGGTGAACCAGGACCACATTCCGGTATTCCAGGAATATTGTCTTATTCCGAAGTTTGCACGAAATTGACCGAGACCAATTTGGGACGTTTAAGGAGGGTAAATGATCCATCGAAAAAATATGGTAGTTATGCCTATGATCCGTACAATGCCGATACCGGAGCTGAAGGTCTTTGGGTTGGTTTCGAGGACACCGATACGGCTGGTAACAAAGCTAGTTACGTGAAGGCCAAAGGGCTTGGTGGTGTTGCGATATTTGATCTTTCGTTAGATGATTTCCGTGGTGTTTGCAACGGTGATAAATATCCAATAATACGTGGCGCCAAATATAAGCTCTAG
- the LOC124949688 gene encoding probable serine/threonine-protein kinase dyrk1 — translation MTSELQHCANLRNHFANPMRRSVVEKYYDCLQCAEQCRHTVTNNNNIINNNNNNNNNNNNNNNNSSNNNNKNNAKSSNNNNNNNNGSSSSYNNSNNKGNNTKSRINGNSKERPGSNLDTCSIKSKDSNRMLTPYNDSTRRYNARSNDQLMKYLSRNHQIHLTPARKRSSLARPVRVHDSFVQPKKLIASGYTVQHNRQYQQFYQKQELQNRQQQQQQQQQQQQQQQQQQQQQQQQQRRHQELVQRQHEQQQNQSTSNVHDYAYEDEEHVEEEITWPIRFRLEQMLELTLPQAKRRKKKKKKKTTTMMLLKQEQNNRHGFKDTERLLKVLSINNVDQDNRYNVKRCSIM, via the coding sequence ATGACGAGCGAACTTCAGCACTGCGCTAATCTCCGCAATCATTTTGCTAATCCGATGCGTCGAAGCGTCGTCGAAAAGTATTACGACTGTCTCCAATGTGCCGAGCAATGTCGTCACACCgttaccaataataataatattattaataataacaataacaataataataataataataataataataataatagtagtaacaataataataagaataatgccaagagtagtaacaataataataataataataatggtagtagtagtagttataataatagtaataacaaagGTAACAATACAAAAAGTAGGATCAATGGTAATAGCAAAGAACGTCCAGGTTCGAATTTGGACACCTGTTCTATCAAGAGCAAGGATTCTAACAGAATGTTAACGCCCTATAATGACTCAACGAGACGTTATAACGCTCGTAGCAATGAccaattaatgaaatatctatCGAGGAATCATCAGATTCACTTGACACCAGCTAGAAAAAGATCATCCTTGGCTCGGCCGGTTCGCGTTCACGATTCCTTCGTTCAACCAAAGAAACTTATCGCCAGTGGTTACACCGTCCAACATAATCGTCAATATCaacaattttatcaaaaacagGAACTACAAAATCgccaacagcaacaacaacaacaacaacaacaacaacaacaacaacagcaacaacaacagcaacagcagcaacaacaacgacgTCATCAGGAATTAGTTCAAAGACAACatgaacaacaacaaaatcaaAGCACGTCTAATGTACACGATTACGCGTACGAGGATGAGGAACATGTCGAGGAGGAGATAACATGGCCGATACGATTTAGGCTCGAGCAAATGCTCGAATTAACCTTACCTCAGGCGAAGAgacgtaaaaagaagaaaaaaaagaaaactactACGATGATGTTGCTGAAGCAGGAACAAAATAACAGACACGGTTTCAAGGACACCGAGAGATTACTCAAGGTGCTCAGCATCAACAACGTGGACCAAGATAATAGGTACAACGTTAAACGGTGTTCCATCATGTAA